A window from Photobacterium atrarenae encodes these proteins:
- a CDS encoding S24 family peptidase yields the protein MNEKSNTVAFDEDGIATFPERLKELIGNESLRKFGQAVGISEGGLRKYLPPGSSKPTFDKLVAIARYKGVNLEWLATGNGAKDAEIKQAGPHLEGSRHQESGYLSVDEFNEEFVLVPGYHIQVSAGNGSCAIDAPVKRYLAFRRKYIKYKGLDPKQLAIVFAKGDSMEPTIKDNDSLLVDLSSRTPIDGNIFVVRLGDELYAKRVQKSYDGSIRLISDNKEYQTIEVPKEELGQICIIGRVVQRATDL from the coding sequence ATGAATGAGAAAAGCAATACAGTTGCTTTTGATGAAGATGGAATCGCAACCTTTCCTGAGCGTCTAAAAGAACTGATCGGCAATGAGTCATTGCGAAAATTTGGACAGGCCGTCGGTATTTCAGAAGGTGGATTAAGAAAGTATTTACCTCCAGGCTCATCAAAACCAACATTTGACAAGTTAGTTGCGATAGCAAGGTACAAGGGGGTAAACCTCGAATGGCTAGCCACTGGTAACGGAGCCAAAGATGCTGAAATTAAGCAAGCAGGCCCCCATCTAGAGGGTTCGCGACACCAGGAAAGTGGCTATTTGAGCGTAGATGAGTTCAATGAAGAGTTTGTGCTTGTCCCTGGCTATCACATTCAAGTGTCTGCAGGGAATGGCAGCTGCGCTATTGATGCACCAGTTAAACGCTATTTGGCATTTAGAAGAAAATATATAAAATACAAGGGATTAGACCCAAAGCAACTTGCAATTGTCTTTGCTAAAGGCGATTCCATGGAGCCAACGATCAAGGACAATGACTCCCTACTAGTAGACCTAAGCAGTAGAACTCCAATCGATGGCAATATATTTGTCGTGAGGTTAGGTGATGAGCTTTACGCTAAACGCGTACAAAAGAGCTATGATGGTTCAATTAGACTGATCAGTGATAATAAAGAATACCAAACGATTGAAGTACCCAAAGAGGAATTAGGGCAGATTTGTATCATCGGTCGTGTTGTACAGCGCGCTACAGACCTTTAA
- a CDS encoding S1 family peptidase: protein MLKKSVCAAVLVASTLSPAGKAIAEPVTGYVVGGEPVLSGEDFGWMASLRFAPDQLSHLCGATVIDRHWVLTAAHCVVFESESGVFQVVPPSALNVMAGSTYAPIEDPASLYTVSHVVVHPEYTPNPVVKIVTQPDGTETVDVISTALNHDVALLRVGREIAATIPTVRLADSQKADELDLLLGRQWSESARPENTQVSGWGSTQTDGSGMSDRLLKTDLAFVPMDECFKRLELGNELNLILESPLNRTKICTLPPEVIRDSDGNSLEYGPDSCKGDSGGPLRAQDQQGDWYQLGIVSGGPVGKLTCGSVTNHEV from the coding sequence ATGCTGAAAAAGAGTGTCTGTGCTGCCGTTCTCGTAGCGAGTACGTTATCCCCTGCCGGAAAGGCGATTGCGGAGCCGGTAACCGGGTATGTTGTGGGCGGTGAGCCGGTTTTATCTGGTGAAGATTTTGGCTGGATGGCTTCCCTTCGATTTGCACCGGATCAGTTAAGCCACCTGTGCGGTGCGACTGTGATTGACCGTCATTGGGTGCTGACAGCTGCCCATTGCGTCGTGTTTGAATCCGAAAGCGGCGTGTTTCAGGTCGTGCCACCCAGCGCATTGAATGTGATGGCCGGTTCAACCTACGCCCCGATAGAAGATCCGGCAAGCTTGTATACGGTGTCGCATGTGGTGGTGCATCCGGAGTATACACCCAACCCTGTGGTTAAAATTGTGACGCAACCTGACGGCACTGAGACGGTGGATGTGATCAGCACTGCGCTGAACCACGATGTAGCGCTGTTGCGGGTCGGTCGGGAAATTGCGGCGACGATTCCTACGGTGCGCTTGGCTGATAGCCAGAAAGCAGATGAACTGGATTTACTGCTAGGCCGACAGTGGTCAGAAAGTGCGCGGCCTGAAAATACCCAGGTTTCAGGATGGGGCTCCACCCAAACAGACGGTAGCGGGATGTCTGACCGATTGCTGAAAACGGATTTAGCTTTTGTGCCGATGGATGAATGCTTTAAGCGACTGGAATTGGGGAACGAACTGAACTTGATTCTGGAAAGCCCCTTGAATCGGACCAAGATATGTACTCTGCCACCGGAAGTGATCCGTGATTCGGACGGGAATTCGTTGGAATATGGGCCGGATTCCTGCAAAGGGGACAGTGGCGGGCCCCTTCGGGCTCAGGATCAGCAGGGCGACTGGTATCAATTGGGGATCGTGAGTGGTGGTCCGGTGGGCAAACTGACCTGCGGTTCTGTAACCAACCATGAAGTATGA
- a CDS encoding DNA-binding protein: MSKQWFSVAEIVGLPGMPSSSFGVRKRSKSEGWECRKKAKGKGFEFHISNFPEETRGYLAKLEVEQLCKTDPAAIAGRELVAQMEAEEKAKKKGKQAVKAKSLMAFNSLPEDKQTKANARLFIVKARETYLVPYAEISKITVGEKLFVTEYNDRELALEPWVYETVSKISCASCRRWQKQLDEQGLARLAGDYSANKRPGIVEQQQELQNYLIAVITGKPHLANRPNVLLRMVNEKHEQYPHWVVPSASSIGRWLSKWKADNIAKFAYLTNPDAYNSKHRPLFAKMYPWLQAPNDCWEFDSTPTDVQLRVKGKLVRYSIIAAIDVYTRRAKLLLSPSSNSEGICLLLRKCLMDWGMLNDGGIARTDNGSDYVSKRVSAVFEMLAFDQSKANAFSGWEKPYIERFFGTLSQGLLELLPGYIGHSVSDRQQIEAAKAFAQRIGEGKKKAQQEALELALTPDELEEVMNDWLEHRYNHTSHEGLDGKTPFQMYSESGYRPRLLADEHSLDYLLNYVGEATVIRGRISAGNVKYTAPELMNSEWDRKRVRVFLDPNDVGRAMLYPLDNWDSFIEAVNVDLVGRSIDPAAFREQRKQQTKALSDFRRSSKKLQQEFGIDTQYAEALAADKARNNLKAFSHQGELSDNAAIEALTKAAQHKPKSVERSDEELERLEKAKEALLRREESINQQKGLVIRNIHDKARYLAEQTLSRELTEKEVSFLEDYKRNNPFGRKTVEEIMARRRQA, encoded by the coding sequence ATGAGTAAACAATGGTTCTCAGTTGCTGAAATCGTGGGTCTACCAGGAATGCCAAGTTCAAGTTTTGGTGTGAGAAAGCGCTCAAAAAGTGAAGGGTGGGAGTGCCGTAAAAAAGCTAAAGGTAAAGGGTTTGAGTTCCATATCAGTAATTTCCCAGAAGAAACTAGGGGATACCTTGCCAAGCTGGAAGTAGAACAGCTTTGCAAGACAGATCCTGCTGCTATCGCTGGTAGAGAATTGGTCGCTCAAATGGAGGCAGAAGAGAAAGCGAAGAAAAAAGGTAAACAAGCGGTTAAAGCGAAGTCCTTGATGGCTTTTAACAGCCTGCCGGAGGACAAGCAAACCAAGGCGAACGCTCGTTTATTTATCGTGAAAGCTAGAGAAACGTATCTCGTGCCTTACGCGGAAATAAGCAAGATCACTGTCGGTGAAAAGTTGTTTGTTACTGAGTACAACGATCGCGAGTTAGCGCTTGAGCCATGGGTTTACGAAACAGTCAGCAAAATTAGCTGTGCGTCGTGCCGTCGGTGGCAAAAACAGCTTGATGAGCAGGGCTTAGCTAGGCTGGCGGGTGATTACTCTGCCAATAAAAGACCAGGAATAGTTGAGCAGCAACAAGAGCTTCAAAACTACTTGATAGCGGTGATCACCGGTAAACCTCACTTGGCCAACCGTCCAAATGTGTTGCTCCGTATGGTCAATGAGAAACATGAGCAATACCCGCATTGGGTGGTTCCGAGTGCCTCATCAATCGGGCGCTGGCTGAGTAAATGGAAGGCCGACAATATTGCGAAGTTTGCCTACTTAACAAACCCGGATGCATACAACAGCAAGCACCGGCCGTTGTTCGCCAAGATGTATCCCTGGCTACAGGCACCGAATGATTGCTGGGAGTTCGACAGTACGCCAACGGATGTTCAGCTTCGTGTGAAAGGCAAGTTGGTGCGATACAGCATCATTGCTGCCATTGATGTGTATACCCGCCGGGCAAAGCTGTTGCTATCGCCGTCATCGAACTCTGAAGGGATTTGTTTACTGCTGAGAAAGTGCCTGATGGATTGGGGGATGTTGAATGATGGTGGTATCGCAAGAACCGATAACGGCTCTGACTATGTGTCGAAGCGCGTTAGTGCTGTATTCGAAATGCTTGCGTTTGATCAGTCCAAAGCGAATGCATTTTCGGGGTGGGAAAAGCCATACATAGAGCGCTTTTTCGGCACTCTCAGCCAGGGGTTACTGGAGCTATTGCCTGGATACATAGGGCACTCTGTATCGGACCGTCAGCAGATTGAAGCTGCCAAAGCCTTTGCGCAGCGTATTGGTGAAGGGAAGAAAAAGGCCCAGCAGGAAGCACTTGAGTTGGCATTAACACCGGATGAGTTGGAAGAAGTGATGAATGACTGGCTGGAGCACCGGTACAACCACACATCACATGAGGGCTTGGATGGTAAAACACCATTTCAAATGTATAGCGAATCTGGCTACCGTCCGCGTCTTCTCGCTGATGAACATAGTCTCGATTATCTCCTGAACTACGTGGGAGAAGCGACGGTGATTCGCGGCCGGATATCAGCAGGGAATGTGAAATATACCGCGCCGGAGTTGATGAACTCAGAGTGGGATCGGAAGCGAGTCCGTGTCTTTCTGGACCCGAACGATGTTGGCCGGGCCATGCTCTATCCGCTTGATAATTGGGATAGCTTCATTGAAGCCGTCAATGTGGACTTGGTTGGGCGCTCGATTGATCCCGCTGCATTCCGGGAGCAAAGGAAACAGCAGACTAAGGCGCTGAGTGATTTCCGCAGAAGTTCGAAAAAGCTTCAGCAAGAGTTCGGTATTGATACGCAGTATGCCGAGGCATTGGCTGCTGATAAAGCCAGAAATAACCTCAAGGCATTTAGTCACCAAGGTGAGTTAAGTGATAACGCTGCTATTGAGGCTCTAACCAAAGCCGCACAACACAAGCCAAAATCCGTTGAAAGATCGGATGAGGAGCTTGAGCGGTTGGAGAAAGCAAAGGAAGCATTGCTGAGGCGTGAAGAAAGTATCAATCAGCAAAAGGGTCTTGTTATCAGGAATATACATGACAAAGCGAGATATCTTGCTGAGCAAACATTGAGTAGAGAATTAACCGAAAAGGAGGTGTCATTCCTGGAAGACTATAAGCGTAATAATCCATTTGGTCGAAAGACCGTTGAAGAAATAATGGCGCGCCGCCGGCAAGCATAA
- a CDS encoding PhnA domain-containing protein produces MTIENIVQERAGHQCELCSSDADLSMYEVPASPDATAASCVLVCGTCRGQIEDADTMDQNHWRCLNESMWSQVPAVQVMAYRMLKRLSGETWAQDLLDMLYMEEDMIEWAEKGIALEALDSVQTLDVNGTPLQAGDNVTIIKDLPVKGSSLVIKQGTAVRGIRLTDNPLHISGKAAGTNMVIIAAYCKKM; encoded by the coding sequence ATGACGATTGAAAATATTGTGCAAGAACGTGCTGGTCACCAATGTGAACTGTGTTCATCCGATGCGGATCTAAGCATGTATGAAGTACCAGCATCACCAGATGCTACAGCTGCAAGCTGTGTCCTGGTTTGCGGAACTTGCCGTGGACAGATTGAAGATGCCGACACCATGGATCAAAACCACTGGCGCTGCCTGAACGAAAGCATGTGGAGCCAGGTGCCCGCTGTTCAGGTCATGGCTTACCGCATGCTGAAACGCCTGTCGGGTGAAACCTGGGCGCAGGATTTGCTGGACATGCTGTACATGGAAGAAGACATGATTGAATGGGCCGAGAAAGGCATTGCCCTGGAAGCCTTGGATTCAGTGCAGACCTTGGATGTCAACGGCACACCATTGCAAGCAGGTGATAACGTCACCATCATCAAAGATCTACCGGTGAAAGGTTCAAGTCTGGTGATCAAACAAGGCACTGCTGTCCGTGGTATTCGCCTGACCGATAACCCACTGCACATTTCAGGCAAAGCTGCCGGGACTAACATGGTGATTATTGCTGCGTACTGTAAAAAGATGTAA
- the thiD gene encoding bifunctional hydroxymethylpyrimidine kinase/phosphomethylpyrimidine kinase, whose protein sequence is MAVQSKTPITLTIAGSDSGGGAGIQADIKAISATGGYACSVISALTAQNTQGVTGIFNISPEFVAEQMDAVFSDLDVKAVKIGMLSDSAIIRTVAAKLRQYQPPFLVIDPVMVATSGDLLLQQEAIETLKSELLPLADVITPNLPEAAALLDAEIPHNEDDMAQLVEALRGLGATSVLLKGGHLSQTRESTDLLILSDQVLRFSHPRIDTHNTHGTGCTLSAAIASFLAQGLTLIEAVRHAKTYITEAIRHADQLRIGAGHGPVHHFFDGHFQPERS, encoded by the coding sequence ATGGCCGTTCAATCAAAAACACCAATTACATTAACCATTGCCGGCTCAGACAGTGGCGGCGGCGCCGGGATCCAGGCCGATATCAAAGCTATTTCAGCCACCGGTGGGTATGCCTGCTCCGTCATTTCCGCCCTGACGGCGCAGAATACCCAAGGGGTCACGGGGATTTTCAACATCTCCCCAGAATTTGTTGCCGAACAGATGGACGCCGTTTTCAGCGATCTCGATGTCAAAGCCGTCAAAATCGGCATGCTCAGCGACAGCGCCATCATCCGCACCGTAGCGGCGAAACTGCGCCAATATCAACCGCCATTTCTAGTCATCGATCCGGTCATGGTCGCAACCAGTGGTGATCTGCTCCTGCAACAGGAAGCCATTGAGACCCTAAAATCTGAATTACTGCCGCTGGCTGATGTAATCACGCCAAACCTGCCGGAGGCAGCGGCCTTACTGGATGCAGAGATCCCGCACAATGAAGACGACATGGCCCAGCTGGTTGAAGCGTTGCGCGGCCTGGGCGCAACATCCGTGCTGCTCAAAGGCGGTCACCTGTCGCAAACGCGTGAAAGCACCGACTTGCTGATCCTGAGCGATCAGGTGCTCCGCTTCAGCCACCCGCGGATTGACACCCATAACACCCACGGTACTGGCTGCACCTTGTCCGCAGCAATCGCTTCTTTCCTTGCTCAGGGCTTGACACTGATCGAAGCCGTCCGCCATGCCAAAACCTACATTACCGAAGCCATCCGCCATGCCGATCAACTCCGGATTGGAGCCGGCCATGGCCCGGTGCACCATTTCTTTGACGGACATTTCCAGCCGGAGCGTTCATGA
- a CDS encoding AAA family ATPase produces MKSVVAPVKNVAATQIAFETLLQRSMGVPGIGLIHGPTGTGKTTATTYLYNQVNGVYVSARAHDTTISLTSRIVEELGAPPMYRISKCVDYIIEQMSMFERPLFIDEADYLMNDTRMLETVRDIYDGTEIPIILIGMDQIARRISTRKQFYNRISEWVEFRPADLEDVVTMADYLLDDGIKVDEELLDNLRMSSSGELRRITIGLSKIESLALANDLEIVTLDDWGDQPFHGLRG; encoded by the coding sequence ATGAAATCAGTAGTTGCACCAGTTAAAAATGTAGCTGCAACGCAAATCGCATTTGAAACCCTGTTACAACGTTCCATGGGGGTTCCGGGCATTGGTCTAATTCATGGCCCAACAGGTACGGGAAAAACAACAGCGACGACGTATTTATATAACCAAGTAAACGGCGTTTATGTCAGTGCCAGGGCTCATGACACGACAATCAGTTTAACAAGCCGGATTGTGGAGGAGCTTGGAGCTCCACCAATGTACCGGATTAGCAAATGTGTCGATTACATTATCGAGCAGATGAGCATGTTTGAGCGTCCCTTATTCATTGATGAGGCGGACTATCTGATGAATGACACTCGTATGTTGGAAACAGTACGGGACATTTATGATGGTACTGAGATCCCCATTATCTTGATTGGGATGGACCAAATTGCTCGACGGATTAGCACCAGAAAGCAGTTTTATAACCGTATCTCGGAGTGGGTTGAGTTTAGGCCAGCAGACCTCGAAGATGTCGTTACTATGGCTGATTACCTGCTAGATGACGGTATTAAGGTTGATGAGGAGCTATTAGATAATTTGCGTATGAGCTCTTCAGGTGAATTACGCCGAATTACAATTGGCTTAAGCAAGATTGAATCACTCGCTTTAGCTAACGACTTGGAAATTGTCACGCTTGATGACTGGGGTGACCAGCCTTTCCATGGTTTACGGGGTTAG
- a CDS encoding FAD-binding oxidoreductase produces the protein MELHTTLSKIFPPSQLSQEPETLHEYSLALNGSLCTPAAIVWPEHESELLALVQAANQHGLTLHPVAQGKNWGYGTAQGTQPNQIIVNLSRLSRVLEINDTQAYVRIQPGITQSQLYHALQEASSELQLDITAAGLHTSMVGNILERGFGHTDYADRFGHVQSMRVLLPTGEIITTGMGMFEHSVASHLYPYGTGPILQGLFSQSNLGIVLEMTLALQPKPAYQATVIVICPQEDDAPKMVATIGKLKLEGVVTSGVHTVSMTRAMGEQARKAPGAWVLTTSLAGPKKIVKARYQYFKQTLKQQIPGAKILLLDNFRWRLLDQLNQYLKSPLIDGLKLVLDLKQGVPSDAAIQTLLDHPTASSAMKTSEFPACFRWICAVSSHSREDIANMLSICRRLFREYGYEERYSMTNVNERAVVLIANIRFGKTEPEIEKANRFHHAIDNALLAAGYCPYRSGSGLFDTIKPFVNKEHLALLAKLKQSLDPNHILSPGKYWLEYPATKPTPETLAEAATEPPSQPVA, from the coding sequence ATGGAACTACACACGACGTTAAGCAAGATTTTTCCGCCTTCGCAACTCTCACAAGAGCCGGAGACGCTGCATGAATACAGTCTGGCCCTGAATGGCAGTCTTTGTACCCCGGCAGCGATTGTCTGGCCGGAGCACGAGTCGGAACTGCTCGCACTCGTGCAAGCGGCGAATCAACATGGGCTCACCCTACACCCGGTCGCACAAGGCAAGAACTGGGGCTATGGCACAGCGCAGGGAACGCAGCCGAATCAAATCATTGTCAACCTCAGCCGCTTATCCCGAGTTCTCGAAATCAATGACACGCAGGCCTACGTTCGAATCCAGCCCGGGATCACCCAGTCGCAGCTCTATCATGCCCTGCAAGAAGCAAGCAGTGAGTTACAGCTGGATATTACTGCCGCCGGCCTGCACACCAGCATGGTCGGAAATATCCTCGAGCGCGGGTTCGGCCATACCGACTACGCCGATCGTTTTGGTCATGTGCAATCCATGCGAGTGCTGTTGCCGACCGGTGAGATCATTACTACCGGCATGGGAATGTTTGAACACAGTGTGGCCAGCCACCTCTATCCCTATGGTACAGGGCCAATTCTTCAGGGATTGTTCAGCCAATCGAACCTTGGGATCGTCCTCGAGATGACGCTGGCGCTGCAACCGAAGCCAGCTTATCAGGCTACCGTCATTGTGATCTGCCCTCAAGAAGACGATGCGCCCAAAATGGTGGCCACCATCGGCAAACTCAAACTGGAGGGCGTGGTGACCAGCGGTGTGCATACCGTGAGCATGACCCGGGCGATGGGAGAGCAGGCACGCAAAGCACCTGGCGCCTGGGTACTGACCACCTCCCTGGCCGGACCGAAAAAAATCGTCAAGGCCCGGTACCAATACTTTAAGCAAACCTTAAAACAACAGATCCCCGGCGCAAAAATTCTCCTGCTCGACAATTTTCGCTGGCGACTGCTCGATCAGCTCAATCAGTATCTGAAATCGCCGCTGATTGACGGCCTCAAACTGGTGCTGGACCTCAAGCAAGGGGTACCGTCCGATGCCGCGATCCAGACTCTGCTGGACCACCCCACTGCCAGTTCTGCCATGAAAACCTCAGAATTTCCGGCCTGTTTTCGGTGGATCTGTGCAGTAAGCAGCCATTCCCGCGAGGATATTGCCAACATGCTCAGTATCTGCCGTCGCCTGTTCCGTGAATACGGTTATGAAGAGCGTTACAGCATGACCAATGTTAACGAACGGGCAGTGGTCCTGATCGCCAACATTCGCTTTGGCAAAACCGAACCCGAAATCGAAAAGGCAAACCGCTTCCACCACGCCATCGACAATGCGCTGCTCGCTGCCGGCTATTGCCCGTATCGCAGTGGTTCAGGGCTGTTTGACACCATTAAGCCCTTTGTGAACAAAGAACACCTGGCCCTGCTCGCTAAACTCAAACAGAGCCTGGATCCCAACCATATTCTGTCACCCGGCAAGTACTGGTTAGAGTACCCTGCCACCAAACCAACACCTGAAACATTGGCTGAGGCTGCCACTGAACCGCCTTCACAGCCGGTCGCCTAA
- a CDS encoding ABC transporter ATP-binding protein codes for MLSPAARTQSPPVRVSLNQASLRYRDADHDLFVDLNLTLPAGQWTCLLGKSGCGKTTLLRHLAGLTDDVIWQGELLTSDQQLLDNRVAYMAQQDLLLPWLSVLDNVCLSQRLGSSSSQPNTTRAMALLEAVGLAEQHAARPDQLSGGMRQRVALARTLMQDKPLVLMDEPFSALDAVTRHKLQNLAAELLADRTVLLITHDPQEALRLGHQIYLMSGRPAQLTHLDAPPSNPPRQFDAQMAAHQQSIIDQLERDYG; via the coding sequence ATGTTGTCGCCAGCCGCAAGAACGCAATCACCCCCAGTACGCGTAAGCCTGAATCAGGCCTCGCTCCGCTACCGGGACGCAGACCATGACTTATTCGTTGATTTGAACCTGACCTTACCCGCCGGCCAGTGGACCTGCTTGCTAGGCAAAAGCGGTTGCGGCAAAACCACCCTGCTGCGGCATCTGGCAGGGCTGACCGATGATGTGATCTGGCAGGGCGAGCTGCTGACTTCCGATCAGCAGCTCCTGGATAACCGGGTTGCCTATATGGCGCAACAGGATCTGCTGCTGCCCTGGCTGTCAGTGCTCGATAATGTCTGTCTCAGCCAGCGGCTGGGGAGTAGTTCATCGCAGCCAAACACGACCAGAGCCATGGCACTGCTGGAAGCGGTTGGCCTGGCAGAGCAACACGCGGCACGACCGGATCAACTCTCCGGCGGGATGCGACAACGGGTTGCCCTGGCCCGTACCCTGATGCAGGACAAACCGCTGGTGCTGATGGATGAGCCTTTTTCCGCCCTTGATGCGGTCACTCGCCATAAGCTACAAAACCTGGCTGCTGAGTTACTCGCCGATCGCACCGTGCTGTTGATCACCCATGATCCGCAAGAAGCGCTGCGCCTGGGCCACCAGATCTACCTCATGTCCGGCCGACCGGCGCAGTTAACCCATCTGGATGCCCCACCATCGAATCCCCCCCGGCAGTTTGACGCCCAGATGGCAGCCCACCAGCAATCAATTATCGACCAACTGGAGCGTGATTATGGCTGA
- a CDS encoding VOC family protein, producing the protein MSQINQDKINYIEFPAVDLEATKQFFHQAFGWEFTDYGEDYTAFSDQGVDGGFFRADLKSSTQNGAALIVLYSAELEATQAKVEAAGGTMVKPIFSFPGGRRFQFLEPSGNELAVWSDQ; encoded by the coding sequence ATGAGCCAGATAAATCAGGACAAAATCAACTATATCGAGTTTCCGGCGGTGGATCTGGAAGCAACCAAGCAGTTTTTTCACCAAGCGTTTGGCTGGGAATTTACCGATTATGGTGAGGATTACACCGCATTTTCAGACCAGGGCGTGGATGGTGGTTTTTTTCGGGCGGATTTGAAGTCTTCGACCCAGAACGGAGCTGCCTTGATAGTGCTCTACAGTGCTGAGCTTGAAGCAACGCAGGCCAAGGTAGAAGCTGCTGGCGGTACGATGGTGAAGCCGATCTTCTCGTTTCCGGGGGGACGCCGTTTTCAGTTTCTGGAGCCCAGCGGCAATGAGCTGGCTGTGTGGTCGGATCAATAA
- a CDS encoding ABC transporter substrate-binding protein yields MKKQLLQGVAALSLSLASFQASAEKVSLMLDWFVNPNHGPIILAQEKGWFAEQGLEVDIQEPADPSIPDKLVAAGKIDLAVSYQSTLISSTAAELPLVRSATLISGPLNSLIVLNKSGIQSLKDFKDKKIGVAIGGSEDATIGTMLASAGLDMDKVQIINVGWALSSSLASGKVDAIWGGLRNFELNQLELEGYEATAFYPEEHGVPPYDELIFVANKHKYDPETIEKFNKAIEKATVYLINHPEAAWQEFIAYSPDTLNNALNRRAWEDTLTRFALRPGAVELKRYDDYAAFMKQHKIIHTLPKAKDYVLTY; encoded by the coding sequence ATGAAAAAGCAATTACTCCAGGGCGTTGCCGCACTCTCTTTATCGCTGGCATCATTCCAGGCTTCCGCCGAAAAGGTCTCTCTGATGCTCGACTGGTTTGTCAATCCGAACCACGGCCCGATTATTCTGGCCCAGGAAAAAGGCTGGTTTGCCGAGCAGGGACTAGAGGTCGATATCCAGGAGCCGGCCGATCCCAGCATTCCTGACAAGCTGGTCGCCGCCGGTAAGATTGACCTGGCCGTTTCTTATCAAAGCACTTTGATCTCCAGCACCGCCGCCGAACTGCCGCTGGTGCGCTCTGCCACCCTGATTTCGGGCCCGCTGAATTCGCTGATTGTGCTGAATAAGTCCGGGATTCAAAGCCTGAAGGATTTTAAAGACAAAAAGATTGGTGTCGCGATCGGCGGCAGCGAAGATGCCACCATCGGCACCATGCTGGCCTCTGCCGGTCTCGACATGGATAAAGTCCAGATCATTAACGTCGGCTGGGCACTATCCTCGTCGCTGGCATCAGGCAAAGTCGACGCCATCTGGGGCGGCCTGCGTAACTTCGAGCTTAATCAGCTCGAGCTGGAAGGTTATGAAGCCACGGCGTTCTACCCGGAGGAGCACGGCGTACCGCCCTACGACGAGCTGATTTTTGTAGCCAACAAACACAAATACGATCCGGAGACCATTGAGAAGTTTAACAAGGCGATTGAAAAGGCAACCGTCTACCTGATTAACCACCCGGAAGCAGCCTGGCAGGAGTTTATCGCCTATTCACCGGATACCCTCAACAACGCTCTCAACCGTCGTGCCTGGGAAGATACCCTGACTCGCTTCGCCCTGCGCCCGGGCGCTGTAGAGCTCAAGCGCTACGACGACTACGCGGCATTCATGAAGCAGCACAAGATTATCCATACGCTGCCCAAAGCCAAAGATTACGTCCTGACTTACTAA
- a CDS encoding N-acyl amino acid synthase FeeM domain-containing protein, giving the protein MELDNLTTQLCVTEEEKITAYNIRYQAYTTVGYNPVCTTGLFTDPFDAAPNNFTFLLKERGKPVATVRASVLHRPRGWVQVPCKGGFEPEFSRLEQEYDTIVEMGRLAVLPDVRGLASLAPLALFCCIYMLDERFGRTAIVCGSSKKHKRFYQRLGMKSLCDFGPRPNTAIDLTLMAKSLDLEAFIQSADAHLDEATIRRLIPAFPDCDEVPAAG; this is encoded by the coding sequence ATGGAACTTGATAACCTGACAACCCAGCTTTGTGTAACTGAAGAAGAGAAAATCACGGCGTATAACATTCGTTATCAAGCCTATACCACGGTCGGATATAACCCGGTCTGCACGACTGGCTTGTTTACCGATCCGTTTGATGCGGCGCCGAACAACTTCACCTTTTTACTCAAAGAGCGTGGGAAGCCGGTCGCGACCGTCCGGGCCAGTGTGCTGCACCGTCCGCGAGGTTGGGTACAGGTCCCGTGTAAAGGCGGGTTTGAGCCAGAGTTTTCTCGCCTGGAGCAGGAATATGACACCATTGTCGAAATGGGGCGCCTCGCTGTGTTACCGGATGTACGGGGCTTGGCTTCGCTCGCGCCATTAGCCCTCTTTTGTTGCATTTATATGTTGGATGAACGATTTGGACGAACGGCGATTGTCTGCGGCTCGAGTAAAAAACATAAACGCTTTTATCAACGACTTGGCATGAAAAGTCTGTGTGATTTTGGACCGCGGCCAAATACGGCCATTGATTTGACCCTGATGGCAAAGTCGTTGGACCTTGAGGCATTTATCCAAAGTGCTGACGCGCACTTGGATGAAGCCACGATTCGCCGGTTGATTCCGGCATTTCCGGATTGCGATGAAGTTCCTGCTGCCGGGTGA